A single window of Streptomyces sp. NBC_00464 DNA harbors:
- a CDS encoding SAM-dependent methyltransferase: MLALIAKLRALGRPLHLDLFCCQGGASKGYEDAGFRVLGVDKFPQPHYIHPEQFVQADAVEFVRRYGHLFDSISASPPCQLYSKTHRIQKNDHPDLIGPTREALEETGLPFVIENVMDAASELRSPRMLCGAMFSLETYRHRLFEPGGGFSFDAPEHPEHVAKTTKMGRPVKPGEYMHVVGNFTGVDKGRDVMEMPWATRDGLREAIPPAYAEYVGVQLGYHIGYALDEWGPNKFEEAA; encoded by the coding sequence ATCCTCGCTCTGATCGCGAAGCTGCGAGCACTTGGCAGACCGCTTCACCTCGATCTCTTCTGCTGCCAGGGCGGAGCGTCGAAGGGCTACGAGGACGCAGGCTTCAGGGTGTTGGGGGTCGACAAGTTCCCGCAGCCCCACTACATCCACCCTGAACAGTTCGTCCAGGCGGACGCCGTGGAGTTCGTGCGCAGGTACGGTCACCTCTTCGATTCGATCAGCGCATCCCCGCCGTGCCAGCTCTACAGCAAGACACACCGAATCCAGAAGAACGATCACCCCGACCTGATCGGGCCGACGCGAGAGGCGCTGGAGGAGACCGGCCTCCCGTTCGTCATCGAGAACGTCATGGACGCCGCATCGGAACTCCGCAGCCCGCGGATGCTGTGCGGCGCCATGTTCAGCCTGGAGACCTACCGGCACAGGCTCTTTGAGCCCGGAGGCGGCTTCTCCTTCGACGCTCCGGAGCATCCGGAGCACGTGGCGAAGACGACCAAGATGGGCCGGCCCGTGAAGCCGGGGGAGTACATGCACGTAGTCGGCAACTTCACGGGCGTCGACAAGGGGCGTGACGTCATGGAAATGCCGTGGGCGACCCGTGACGGCCTGCGCGAGGCAATTCCGCCGGCGTATGCGGAGTACGTGGGTGTTCAGCTGGGCTACCACATCGGCTACGCGCTGGACGAGTGGGGCCCGAACAAGTTCGAGGAGGCAGCGTGA
- a CDS encoding recombination directionality factor, giving the protein MANNLRSIFETDPDAKPKPRTKNFSDDVVGRFRSGRLVGKQPESLNEWRVTTGDPAVADAVSALMGGTAEEWDTDKEDNLQILTDSKSVEIIIDSSDAIDASMKKFGFQGLEHHCDGVKFLSDDDATLVGTACGCPPLLQDRKDRAKSGKGPKPSIDVTFKLAERPELGYFRFNSGGWSLVNVLHEVIEAVDTTGGRQEDADGKVTDKGRPVRASLTIEHVEFTTKAGVHREYNMPVIKVTGVYEAAQLAELPAAA; this is encoded by the coding sequence ATGGCGAACAACCTGCGCTCCATCTTCGAGACCGACCCCGACGCCAAGCCGAAGCCGCGAACGAAGAACTTCTCCGACGACGTCGTTGGCCGCTTCCGCTCCGGTCGCCTCGTCGGCAAGCAGCCGGAGAGCCTGAACGAGTGGCGCGTCACCACGGGTGACCCCGCCGTGGCCGACGCAGTGTCGGCGCTCATGGGCGGCACCGCGGAGGAGTGGGACACCGACAAGGAGGACAACCTCCAGATCCTGACCGACTCCAAGTCGGTAGAGATCATCATCGACTCGTCCGACGCCATCGACGCGAGCATGAAGAAGTTCGGCTTCCAGGGCCTGGAGCACCACTGCGACGGCGTGAAGTTCCTGTCCGACGATGACGCCACGTTGGTCGGTACCGCCTGCGGCTGCCCGCCGCTGCTTCAGGACCGCAAGGACCGCGCGAAGAGCGGCAAGGGTCCGAAGCCCAGCATCGACGTCACGTTCAAGCTGGCGGAGCGGCCGGAGCTGGGCTACTTCCGCTTCAACTCCGGCGGCTGGTCGCTCGTCAACGTCCTCCACGAGGTGATCGAAGCCGTCGACACCACGGGCGGACGCCAGGAGGACGCGGACGGCAAGGTGACCGACAAGGGCCGGCCGGTCCGCGCGTCGCTGACGATCGAACACGTGGAGTTCACCACGAAGGCCGGCGTTCACCGCGAGTACAACATGCCCGTCATCAAGGTGACCGGCGTCTACGAGGCCGCTCAGCTGGCGGAGCTTCCCGCGGCTGCCTGA
- a CDS encoding phiSA1p31-related protein yields MTEFKVGDKVRAFGTREGVVTYGPIASTFSRHTLYAVKETVSGNEVAHHVGDLRAAPVVPAFAVGDTITLTTRDDARATVEYGPFDRGAAYASRPGVYVVKLVDPPADDNPRTFTALASVMKKVEDGTYTSRAGITYSLAAKYKDRLGYVWAFTGLHSPDGAPRMTAHGNRQNTDTIAGIEESFGPLREVADEPADPAWTYNGVTYAPGVDYIDTDGDPWRFAVVDGELRGDYGQSRLRITADSYGIDYAASTYGPFDHS; encoded by the coding sequence ATGACGGAGTTCAAGGTCGGCGACAAGGTGCGGGCGTTCGGCACCCGTGAGGGCGTGGTGACTTACGGGCCGATCGCCAGCACGTTCAGCCGGCACACGCTGTACGCCGTGAAGGAGACGGTGAGCGGCAACGAGGTTGCGCACCACGTCGGTGACCTAAGGGCCGCCCCCGTCGTTCCCGCCTTCGCCGTCGGCGACACGATCACCCTGACGACCCGCGACGATGCCCGCGCCACGGTGGAGTACGGTCCGTTCGACAGAGGGGCCGCCTACGCCTCCCGGCCCGGTGTCTACGTCGTCAAGCTCGTGGACCCGCCGGCCGACGACAACCCGCGGACGTTCACGGCGCTGGCGAGCGTGATGAAGAAGGTGGAGGACGGTACCTACACGTCCCGCGCGGGTATCACGTACAGCCTCGCTGCGAAATACAAAGACCGGCTGGGGTACGTGTGGGCCTTCACGGGCCTCCACAGCCCGGACGGTGCCCCGCGCATGACGGCGCACGGCAACAGGCAGAACACCGACACCATCGCCGGAATCGAAGAGAGTTTCGGCCCCCTTCGTGAGGTCGCCGACGAGCCGGCCGATCCCGCGTGGACCTACAACGGCGTGACGTATGCCCCGGGTGTCGACTACATCGACACCGACGGCGACCCCTGGCGGTTCGCGGTGGTCGACGGCGAACTTCGCGGCGACTACGGGCAGTCCCGCCTTCGCATCACGGCCGACTCGTACGGCATCGACTACGCCGCGAGCACCTACGGTCCGTTCGACCACAGCTAG
- a CDS encoding phiSA1p31-related protein — MAEAQYETRTKTVEETFVVLRLTEDEADALRGFIGQVSSSGDVYRIHQALTRPANPEPAADTFEYEGVTYEMGATYQDRVGDKFTFEAGTAGPGETPRGRFWDSNRGKFGDSCWTLSEVVDGWAPLTKVTA, encoded by the coding sequence ATGGCTGAGGCACAGTACGAGACCCGCACGAAGACGGTGGAGGAGACGTTCGTCGTTCTCCGGCTGACGGAGGACGAGGCGGACGCGTTGCGGGGGTTCATCGGACAGGTTTCGTCCAGTGGTGACGTGTACCGCATCCACCAGGCGCTGACCCGACCCGCGAATCCGGAGCCGGCGGCCGACACGTTCGAGTACGAGGGCGTCACGTACGAGATGGGCGCGACGTACCAGGACCGGGTGGGCGACAAGTTCACCTTCGAAGCCGGCACGGCTGGCCCCGGAGAGACTCCGCGGGGGCGGTTCTGGGATTCCAACAGAGGCAAGTTCGGGGATTCGTGCTGGACGCTCAGTGAGGTCGTCGACGGATGGGCACCCCTCACGAAGGTCACCGCATGA
- a CDS encoding phage/plasmid primase, P4 family gives MRLTDILDRFGRVEQDHDGWLALCPAHPDRTHPSLKLTLKSDGMLLMVCRTGCAKSDILKAANLTAADLFNVDGQGVKTISAKAPESIGPGEIAGLRMFVDETSAALTDSAEAVAYLADRFGLTVEQAEDLDVGYAAPGDRSQPWLTRGFTRYPRLTVPLAGFDGVVRGLQGRDLSGKCPARWVSLANVDGKTWAKYGVLSAGTGYDTILVTEGPGDGLTSVGVGYDALIIRGAGLARNAALVAELVEQLRGRDVVLAFDPDDAGARGIGALATALVADGNAPRQLPFPNAKEDLTDWRERTPETFPAELHTAVRSAPVVELEQPKTPAPTPPKEADMPATDAALDTMSESARSLFDNTDVGIAVMLRDFITANGGGVRYAKGLGYLCWDGKVWAPGGDKVREYLHLMGAELIASADDSKRRLALKALSNRSIDAVMKELPSAPGVPAQAADFDANHELLSVKNGTVNLRTGKLQPHAPSDMITKRLDVAYHPDAPAERWDQFLTEVFPGHPDLPGFMKRLVGYGCTGSTSEHCFAFLHGQGSNGKSVFLDALIHVFKGVTQATQFSTFEKSVNVGQASPELASLRGARLVTASETEKYSRLAEALVKQLTGGDPITCRFLNQNPFTYVPSFLLLVAGNFKPAILSQDEGTWRRVKLIPFDATFSYARGNKDTTLPAKLREEAEGILAWSVAGAVEWYAQGLGEPSSVATATQDYRESEDRLQEFLNACTVREEGARVAPMAIRRTYAEWAEDAGLDRKERLSGWALAIELESRGFKKDKRKSAWGFNGIRLMTDDERARASRLAEDVSEQSNDVPAGPTDIFGQQKGDAA, from the coding sequence GTGCGACTGACCGACATCCTGGATCGATTCGGCAGGGTCGAACAAGATCACGATGGCTGGCTGGCTCTGTGCCCTGCGCACCCTGACCGGACACACCCCTCACTCAAGTTGACGCTGAAGTCCGATGGAATGCTCCTCATGGTCTGCCGGACCGGCTGTGCAAAGTCGGACATCCTGAAGGCTGCCAACCTGACGGCCGCGGACCTCTTCAACGTCGACGGCCAGGGCGTGAAGACCATCAGCGCGAAGGCCCCGGAGAGCATCGGCCCGGGGGAGATCGCCGGTCTGAGGATGTTCGTCGACGAGACGTCGGCCGCACTGACGGACTCCGCGGAGGCGGTGGCGTACCTGGCTGACCGTTTCGGCCTCACCGTGGAGCAGGCGGAAGACCTGGACGTCGGATACGCGGCGCCCGGTGACCGCTCGCAGCCGTGGCTGACGCGGGGGTTTACCCGGTACCCGCGGCTGACTGTCCCGCTGGCTGGCTTCGACGGAGTGGTTCGCGGCCTCCAGGGTCGCGACCTGTCCGGCAAGTGCCCCGCACGATGGGTGTCGCTGGCGAACGTCGACGGCAAGACGTGGGCGAAGTACGGCGTCCTCTCCGCCGGCACGGGCTACGACACGATTCTCGTGACCGAAGGGCCGGGGGACGGACTGACCTCCGTCGGCGTCGGTTATGACGCGCTCATCATCCGCGGTGCCGGCTTGGCCCGTAACGCCGCCCTCGTCGCCGAACTCGTGGAGCAGCTCCGCGGCCGTGACGTAGTCCTTGCCTTCGACCCCGACGACGCAGGAGCCCGCGGGATTGGCGCCCTGGCAACGGCGCTTGTGGCCGACGGCAACGCTCCGCGGCAGCTTCCGTTCCCCAACGCCAAGGAGGACTTGACCGACTGGAGGGAGAGGACGCCGGAGACGTTCCCCGCAGAACTGCACACGGCTGTTCGCTCCGCCCCGGTCGTCGAACTGGAGCAGCCCAAAACGCCTGCACCCACACCGCCGAAGGAGGCTGACATGCCCGCCACTGACGCCGCACTGGACACCATGTCGGAGTCCGCGCGCAGCCTCTTCGACAACACCGACGTCGGCATTGCCGTCATGCTCCGCGACTTCATCACCGCCAACGGCGGGGGAGTCCGGTACGCCAAGGGGCTCGGCTACCTCTGCTGGGACGGCAAGGTGTGGGCGCCGGGAGGCGACAAGGTCCGCGAATACCTCCATCTGATGGGCGCCGAACTGATCGCTTCGGCCGACGACTCGAAGCGCCGGCTTGCGCTGAAGGCGCTGTCGAACCGAAGCATCGACGCCGTGATGAAGGAGCTGCCGAGTGCGCCGGGAGTGCCCGCGCAAGCCGCGGACTTCGACGCGAACCACGAGCTGCTGAGCGTGAAGAACGGGACGGTCAACCTGCGGACGGGCAAACTTCAGCCGCACGCTCCGTCGGATATGATCACCAAGCGACTCGATGTCGCGTACCACCCGGACGCGCCTGCGGAGCGGTGGGATCAGTTCCTGACGGAGGTGTTCCCGGGACATCCCGATCTCCCCGGATTCATGAAGCGGCTCGTCGGCTACGGCTGCACCGGGAGCACATCGGAGCACTGCTTCGCCTTCCTCCACGGGCAGGGGAGCAACGGAAAGTCGGTGTTCCTTGACGCGCTTATCCACGTGTTCAAGGGCGTCACGCAAGCGACGCAGTTCAGCACCTTCGAGAAGTCCGTGAACGTCGGCCAGGCAAGTCCCGAACTGGCGTCCCTCCGTGGGGCGCGGCTCGTGACTGCGTCGGAAACGGAGAAGTACAGCCGCCTGGCTGAGGCGCTCGTGAAGCAGCTGACGGGAGGCGACCCGATCACGTGCCGCTTCCTGAACCAGAACCCGTTCACCTACGTGCCGTCGTTCCTCCTCCTTGTGGCCGGCAACTTCAAGCCCGCGATCCTGTCGCAGGACGAGGGGACCTGGCGTCGGGTCAAGCTGATCCCCTTCGACGCCACGTTCTCCTACGCCCGTGGCAACAAGGACACAACCCTCCCCGCCAAGCTGCGCGAGGAGGCGGAGGGCATCCTCGCTTGGTCCGTCGCCGGCGCCGTGGAGTGGTACGCGCAGGGGCTCGGAGAGCCGTCCTCTGTTGCCACTGCCACGCAGGACTACCGGGAGTCGGAGGACCGCCTACAGGAGTTCCTCAACGCCTGCACCGTCCGCGAGGAGGGCGCGCGGGTAGCCCCCATGGCCATCCGTCGGACCTACGCAGAGTGGGCAGAAGACGCCGGACTTGACCGCAAGGAGCGGCTGTCGGGGTGGGCCCTCGCGATCGAGCTTGAGTCCCGCGGCTTCAAGAAAGACAAGCGCAAGAGCGCGTGGGGCTTCAACGGCATCCGGCTCATGACCGACGACGAGCGCGCCCGCGCAAGTCGACTGGCGGAGGACGTCAGCGAGCAGTCAAACGACGTTCCGGCAGGGCCGACAGACATCTTCGGACAGCAGAAGGGGGACGCAGCATGA